A part of Candidatus Neomarinimicrobiota bacterium genomic DNA contains:
- a CDS encoding ROK family protein, producing MIKVRAGIDIGGTKVRIGLVDESHDLIVLAGKIAMAQIANGDDLMQIISEQVKALVAESEDYELAGVGVGAPGPLNGTHDEVMETPNTPIIQNYPLVARLQSYFDVPIKMNNDANVFVLGEALAGAGKGEALVYGITLGTGYGHGFVWDGRILSGAHGTATEYGLAPYNEGSFEDYVSGPALERNYTHISGESRSGLEIFELAKSGNANALAAWSLLGRSVGHSLVYVNHLLDPGIIVVGGSLAAGFDFFIDSLEEVVDAHLFPNQRGKLKIVPARLGDAAPVIGAAALIPM from the coding sequence ATGATCAAAGTACGTGCTGGAATAGATATTGGGGGAACCAAGGTTCGTATTGGTCTGGTCGATGAATCCCACGATCTGATCGTTCTGGCAGGTAAGATCGCCATGGCTCAGATCGCCAATGGAGATGATCTGATGCAGATCATTAGTGAGCAGGTCAAAGCTCTGGTAGCAGAATCTGAGGACTATGAATTGGCAGGAGTGGGTGTAGGTGCCCCCGGTCCCCTAAATGGTACCCATGACGAAGTCATGGAAACACCAAATACTCCCATTATTCAGAATTATCCTCTGGTTGCTCGTTTGCAGTCCTATTTTGATGTACCGATTAAAATGAACAACGATGCCAACGTTTTTGTGCTGGGCGAAGCCCTTGCTGGTGCCGGCAAGGGAGAAGCGCTGGTCTATGGCATCACCTTGGGAACCGGATATGGACATGGTTTTGTCTGGGATGGTCGCATCCTTAGTGGGGCTCATGGAACGGCCACGGAATATGGATTAGCCCCCTATAACGAAGGCAGCTTTGAAGACTATGTCTCAGGTCCGGCTCTGGAAAGAAATTACACACACATTTCCGGGGAGAGTAGATCCGGGTTGGAAATATTTGAGCTGGCCAAGTCTGGAAACGCCAATGCCCTGGCTGCCTGGAGCTTGTTGGGCAGATCCGTTGGACATTCCCTGGTTTATGTAAATCATCTGCTTGATCCGGGTATTATTGTAGTTGGAGGTTCCCTGGCTGCAGGGTTTGATTTTTTTATTGATTCTCTGGAGGAGGTAGTGGATGCCCACCTGTTTCCAAATCAACGGGGAAAACTCAAGATCGTGCCGGCCAGGTTGGGTGATGCTGCTCCAGTGATTGGGGCTGCGGCCTTGATACCGATGTAA